A window of Bos mutus isolate GX-2022 chromosome 3, NWIPB_WYAK_1.1, whole genome shotgun sequence genomic DNA:
tcctgTCCTGCTCGTCCTTGTTTTAATATTAAGCCCACGCTCTAGCTTGACTGGTGCTTTTCCTAATGGAAACTAGTCTCTCGGTCCCTTGGGGGAAAAGTAGAACTTTCATTGTATGTTTATTTCCTCCGGAGGTTGGGGAGACAGACAGGGTCGGGCAGCGTTTCTTGGGAAAGGAGGCACCGGGACCACCAGCATCGGTCACAGCTGGAGGGGGGCTTGTTGTAGGCCCCACTGAATCTGAGTCTCTGGAGGTAACCCAGAGACTCAGCATTTTAACATCACCCTTTGGGCTTCTATGTACACTAAGGTTTGGAAACTGCAAGTCTACAGGGTAAATGACATTTCCTAGTCCTGGGGTCACCAGCCCTGAGATGCTTATCTCAGGGGACACACATGCATTGGCAGGTTTAATTTGAACACAATCTGAGAAGAGCCAGAATAAAATTCAGAGCCCACACTCCTTATGcttttcctagaaaaaaaaaaaaaattgtataacgCAGTATTAAGATCATAGCCCATATTGAGCAAACATTCCATTTCACTTGGAAACAGTGACTCATATGTTTAAGCACGGTATTAAGAAGCTCTTAGATAAGATTTGTGTAGCTATGTTCCCAAACGGAGTGTTATTAAGCTTTTCCCACATAAACCTGTGCTTTTAAACTACATTATAATAATGGCACACAGGCTGAACAAACTGAGATTTCTTCCTACTGCGTTCAAATTCTGGGAAAGTGAAACGCATCCAAGAGCAGGTGTTTGTTTCTCCTCGGCAGTTTTATGAGTCTCTCACAGGGGAGATGCCTCAGGTAACTGGCTTAGTGAGCCAGGCAGACAGATCCCAGTGTTAATGGGACGTcttcataaataaacaaaaaatgtataaaacattcCCATGGAGCTTCCACTGGCCAAGGCCGCCCTAAACTCTTCTTGTGCACTAACATCCTGACACCAACCCAAAGGGGCAGATACTATTGTTACTGAACCAAACGTGGACCCTTTGCCCAAGTGCAGTAGAGCCAAGACAGGTTGTGGTGAAGCAAAGTACAGGGTTTATTTCAGGGCATCAAACAAGAAGTCCTGGCAGCTGAGACTCAGAAGATCCGAACTCCCCATTGGCTTTCCAGGGGCAGGCTTTTAAACACAAGGTAAGCAGGAGTTCCCTGACggtccatgcttccactgcagggggcatgggtttaattcctgggtgaggaactaagatcccgcatgccacaaggtacagccagaaaaataaaataaagacagggTGAGGGAGAGGGTTGCAGGGTGTGTAATCAGCTCATAGACATTCTTCTTTTGGTTAGTAGTGAGGTCATggggagtcaacatcatcaaccttctggttccagccTGTCTGAGGTCTCTGTGCTTCCAGGCAGCATACAgtcagttaacttcttccacctggtgggggtttcagtatctgcaaaacaactcaaaggATATGGCTCAAGATACTATGTAGAGCCCCTGAGGGGGAACTAaatgtccttgactttgtttaatggctaaacaaTTATTATTTGTCtcatttgactgttttcctttctgcattttctcacttctcaaataaaatttattctttggaactctagcAAGGCCTAAGAGGTGAAAGTTTTTCTACAAATAAGAGGCAGTCAGAGGACATGGAGATGTCTGTCCAGGCAAAGCCCATAGGATCCTGCTCAGttacactattattattattattgcccattttacagatggggaaactgaggtagaGAGGCTTAGTAACTTGTCCACAGTTCCTGTCTAATAAATAGCCTGACCAGGGTCCAAACTCGAAGTCTGTGCTGTTACTGCTGTGTCACCCGGTAGCAAGGTAACTTTGCTGCTAATTCTGTGAGAGTTGCCAAACGAGCTAAATGCAAAATGACAAGAAAATGTCAAGCTGCCATTTGACAGATTTGTTTACTTGGTCTTTGGGGCTTAGTTTCATGACGAAACCTCACAGGTTTCTCTGTGCCTTGTCTCTGTCAGAGCTATGCCCACGGCTTCTTACTCATCAGCCTGTCTCTCTGCTTAGATCCAGCTAATCCTCCTCACTAATCTTCAGTCCCCAAATtaaggcccctctgtcctcacTAGGCCAGGGCCTTTTCCTGCCCCTGACAACGTAAGCCCACTCTGGGGGCTCTGATCCCTTTTAAAAACCATACCCATATTTTTCCTCCAAGTCACACTCATACTTAAATAAATCTAATATACCTATGATCCATGGGCAGTAGAGCCTTCCAAGTAGGGGTCTAACACAAGAAAGAATATTCTAGATGGAGGGCCCCAAATTGTTACCTTCCTGTTGTCCTAGGCCCAGTGGTCCCTTTGAGGCCCACACACTGTTCTCTCAGGCTTGTGGCAGGCTCCAGGCTCCCACAGGAGGCTTTCTTTATAAACTTTGAGTGGAAAACATCAGTGGAAGTTTATGGAGTTCGAGAGGGGTGTCAGAGGACCGAGGGGGAAGCCAACAAGGAGTGGATCCTGTTTCACCCTTATTCCTATCCAGGGTCAGCTGTCCCAAGCCTCTGTCCTCCGGCTGTGCAGCTGCTCCAGCCACGACCTTCACCATTCAAGCCTGGGGACACAAACAGGACTCAGACACTGCCCTTCTTTCTCCTGCGGTGGAGGCTGACCGAAACATGAGAGCTTTCTAAGAACAAGGGTCAACTCAGGGCCTGAGGTGTGTCCCAGTCACTCTGTGTCGATGGATGCAGGTGGAGGTGAGGGACGCATGTGGGTTAATCTGCACAATTCCTTGAAGTCACAGGACATGAGAGGAAAGCAGGGCATTCCCCACAGAGGGAACGGCCTGGGCAAAGATACACGTGGCGTCTTCCACAAACCAAGACAGTCCTGAGGTTGGGAGGGCTGGTGGAGACAGTAGGAGAGCAGAGAGAGGGTGGCCGGGCCAGACCACAAGGAGCTTTTTGCTTCCGGACAAGACAAGCTTTCTCCTTTGTTGCAGAGAAGccttttgggagatttttgatgaGGAAAGAACCAGGCAAATTTGTTGCCTAGAAGGATGACTGGTGGGTATGCAGGGGTGGATCCTAAGGAGAAACTGAAGGCAGAGAGAGTAGGTAGAAACAGTTGTCATGAACCACACCAAGCAGGGTGAGGGCTCAGACAGCCCCGGACTAGAGGGAACAGGGGCAGAACCGAGAGACTTTCAGGAGGTAAAAGAAAGAGAGCTTGGTGATCATTTGACAAGGAAGTCAGAGACAAGGGACAGTAACAGAGAGGCAGACAGTTCTAGACTGCCCTCGAGCTTCAGACTTCACAGTAGGGGGCGGTGGGAGCACAAACCATCAAGACCAGCAGAGAAAAGGAAGATTTGGAAAGACAAGCGGTTCTTCCCATGCAGTGCTCTGCTGCACACAGACGGGCTGGCAGGCAGTGGGGGGTGGCAGGAGGGGCAGCACCCAATCATTTTCCTCTGACCCCCATCCAGCACCACTTTTCTAATCCTGGAGAACCCGTGAGAGGTGATGTCTCACAGGAAGATGACAGAGGCTTCCAGGAAAGAAATTTGTAGGGTGGAACTGGAAGCAAAAGAGCAATTAAACATGTGTCCTGGCATGCCTCTTCACCCAGGTGGAAGCTTTGTCCCTCTAAATCTCTGATTGAATATAACACACGGGATGTCTGGGGAGTGGTCCCCATCTGCTCTGAGAGCTCCCTTCTTTCTGATGCTGCCATCTATTCCTCCTCAGCTCTTCTGTGCCACCCCCATGTCAGCCACTAGATGGCACCAGACTCCACCAGCTGAGAAGGAAACCTAGCGCATTTGTGCAGGCCTTTGCCACTctttgggcttcactggtagctcacaAGGCCTCCTGCCTCCAACCCAGAAACCCATTTGAGCCACACCCTCCTCATCACCTAGAGCCCACTGAGCTGCCTCGAACCCTTCATGCAAACGGACCCTGTATCCACTTTCTCCAAAAAGTTGccccagaggggaggagggattcCGGTCACATCCCTCTCCTACCAGGACACAGCccggccctgccccctccccacgtCCCAGGCACGGCAGGAACACACGGCCACTTGACCCTTGTTCATGCTTTTATTCTGCAACTAGTAGTCAGTGCACACGGCTATGGGCACCACCACGCCTGGGCGAGCCTTGGGCAGGGTCCAGATGAGAGTGCTGAGGGGGCCTGGGATTGTACGCCAGATGGAGGCCAGTGGTCTGACACCCAGACAAACTGCTCTGAACTAGAGGCAACCCTCAGCCTCTAGAGAAGATGCCATATTTATAATAGAAGTGGGGCACACACAGCCTGGCCAGGGTCCTGGGTCACGGTCCCCTCTGTGCCCAAAATCAGTGGCCTGCCAGCTAGCTCCCATCTCTCCTGCAGCTGAGCAGAGGCCAGAGGCTTCCTCAAGGTCACACATAGACCTGCTCTTGACCCTTGGAAGGGGGCTATTGGAGGGAACTTACTCACGGCCTCATGAACCACCACTGTCTGCATTTCACAGGGAGGCAGCAGGATCGGGGGCTTCACTGGGAACTGGTAACATGTGCTGGGAGGGGCATGGGAGGCCTGCAGTTCTGACCCAGTGGGCTGAACCCACAGCAGCCGTGTGGAGGCCGATTGACCTCTTGGGGCCCCATACTTTGCACGAGCTCACTGATGCAGGCAGAAGTGCACGTGCTGGAGGGGAGCAGCAGGGCCCAGGGAGGACGGTTCACCTGTGGTGGAGGAAGGGCCGGGCAGGGAGACACAAGGAAGGAGTACGTCCCTGTTACTCACCGCCCCTGAGGCGGCCTCAGCAGTGCACATGGGCTTCCTCCAGGACCACAGCCACCAGCCAGGACCCCACAGCCCGGCCGGGCAGACCGTAAAACCCTGTGACGTGTGTCTGCGTCGGTGCACATATGTGGGCAGGGGAGCAGGGGTGTAGGTCAGCAGTGCAGGGAGTGGGACAGCAGAGGGGATGCAGGGCTGGGCCTTTCCGCAGAAATAAAAGTCCAAGGGAGACCACCACAGGCTGTGCTCAGAAAGAGGCCTGGCACCCCCAGTGGGTGTCCTGAGACCAGACACACTCCTAAAAGTTGATGTTCTTCAAGTTGGTGGAGCAACGGTACCTGCCGTCCAGGCCACGGGAACACAGCAGGTTGGGCAGGCAGGGGCAGGCGTGGCGCTGCCGTTTTCTGAAGAAGGGGacctggggagagagaggagagtagACATCACCTTCACCAAAGGGAGGCGGGCCGCCGGGGGAGCCTCTGGCCGGCCCAGCCCTGGCTGAAATGTCTCATCACCTGCACCCCAGCACCCCAAAAATAgcttttatagaggaggaaactgaggcacagagaggttaagtaacatgccaaggtcacacagccagcttGTGGAGGAGCCAGGGTTTGACCTCAGGCAGTCTAGCTCTGACACTGTGATCAGCCGCTAGGCAATGTGGCCCACCCGCCTATCCCCCAAACTCCACGAGCCCCACACCACCCACCGGGGTCCCCCCGCTGACCCAGCACACCCACTCTCCCACAAATTCACACCCACACCAGTGATTGAATATCACCTGTAGCTCATCCATTACACTCTCCACCCTGTGTGGGTGTCGGGGATGTGGCTGCACAGGACAGGGTCCCTGCCGGGTGACTCACACCCACAGGAAGGCTGAGCCACTAAGGGTTCCTCAAGGAGGGTGAGTAGGAGGGGTTAGGAGCATAGATAAGTCGGACAGCCTGGGCTCAAATTAGGTCTGCCAATTCCCAGCTGTGTGACAACCGGCAAGCTTTttagcctctctgtgcttcaatttATTATCCGTAAAGGGAGTTAATAATAGTGGCTACCACATATGGTTGTAAATAGGTTTACATGATAAAGAGGTTTAAACGTGCAAAAccatcacttagtatgatgattgGCATGTGGTAAGCACTCGGTGTATTACTACCTCTGCTGCCTGTTTTGGGAATACCCCAAGGCTACAAGGACTGTGCTCTGTCTCCCTCACGACCTCAGCCTCCTCACGCCTAGGAGGGCTGTGCCAGGGAGGATGATGGTTGGAGGATGCTCCTGGGTGCAGGCGTGCTCCCCAGAGGGGCTTGCAGGGCATCTCGGCCACAGAAAGCCCAGGGAAGCGGGCGCAAGCCCACAGGTGCTGCCGCATCCACCTGACAGAAAAGGCCCTGGGGCCGTTCTGTGGTCTCTGGGATGCGGCTCCTCAGGAAGCAGAGTGGGTGCTGGATGCCTAGGGCACAGAGGAGTAAGTCTCCTTAAAGTGTATGCCCTGGGGGCCCGGCCAACCTCACCCTGCACACCCCCTCATACTCAGGCTCTGGGTGGGAACCCACTTTACAGTCTTACTGCGTTGTGTTCTTAACGGGAGGATATGTGTGCGCGTGctgagtcattcagtcgtgtccaacactttgccaccccatggcttGTAGCCTGCCAttctcctttgtccacaggattctccaggcaagaatactggagtgggttgccattcccttctccagaggatcttcccaacccagggatcaaacctgtatctccttcgtcccctgcattgcagacggattctttaccgctgagctacctaggaagtcTAGAGGGAAGAACCCTGTGCAGTAAAGGGCGTTCAGGAGACTCCCAGAATCTAATTTATCATAACAGAAACTTTAGGGATGTCAGTCTAGTCCCCACTTTGTATGCATGAGGTAACTGAGACCCAGGGGCTTCAGCAAATGAGGAACTGGGGTTCCAGCCTCTAGGTCTAACAGGCTGCGTGATTAGGACCCCGCTGTACCCCAACCGCCCCCAAAgtaaagaggtggcaagaaatcCCTAGATTGGAGTCGGAACACTGGTCCAGCGCCTTGTGCTTTGAGCCAGTGTGAGCAGTACCTTGTGGCTGCCGGGGTGGCACTCCTCTCCTGCCCGCCCCAGCGGGGTGCACACCCGCAGCCCACGCAGCCACAGGCTGACCGCACAGCAGGTGCCCGCCCTGCACTGGACATCCCGCTCGCAGGCCTGCGGGGGGGAAGACAAAGGGGCCGTTAGTGCCCATGGGCACCACtgcagagaaaccagaagggaaagtaCATCCAAAAACCCTTCAGAGGGGTGCTAGGAGCGGAACCCAGGCCTCGGTACCCAGGCCTCAGTCCCCCGGGACACCCGGGGCCGTGCAGCACCACCCCTGCTCCTGTCGAGGCAGGAAACTCAGGGCTCAGCGGGGCAGCAGACTTGGATCTGAGAGCGCTCTGAGCTCCTCTGAGGCCACTCGGTGGGGAGGCTCCCCTCTGACAAGGCTAGAGCTTAGGAGACAGAGCTTTTCTAGCACCAGAAGATGCTTAGTGGATGCTAAGGAGATTGAATTAACTCAAATTCTTCGAGGGGGAGGGTCCCAATGGCCTGCACCCCAGGGTGATCGGTGTCAAGTTTCTGTGGACAGGGACCCTCCAGCCCTCACCCAGCAGTACTCGGGGCTGGtgcctctcctccccaccacgGCTCCCTCAGTCCTCCCTGGAAACCCAGTTTCATCTGAGGGGCCAGCACCCCCCAACAGGTGTTTCCCCGCCAGGGTGTCTCTGCTGGCCTGCCTGGCCCTTATGTGACAATTGGCAAGTTatttagcctctctgtgcctcagtttactacCAGTAAAATGGGTTACTAATAGTaactcctctaggatggactccTCTGGGTTGGGCTCCCAGAGCAGGGGCTGAGTAGCCCTGCCTGGTTTCTGAAAGGTGCcatctgtgtgtgttttagtctctcagtcgtgtctgactctgcagccccatggactgtagaccgccaggctcttctgtccatggaattctccaggcaagagtactggagttggttgcctttcctgtctccaggggatctttccaacccagggactgaacccggctctcctgaattgcaggcagattctttaccatctgagccaccagggaagacccacacAAACCTGCTTAAGCTAAAGCCTACATTAAGGAAAACAGAACTAAACTGCTCCAGACTCAGGAGAGGCCACCTTGTTGAAGCACCCCACCTTCCCATTTCAGAGATCTGTGGCTTCTCTGAGCTGAAGCTGGGAGCTGGGTTTGGGTTGGCCCTTTTCCacggggcttcccttgttgctcagctggtaaagaatctgcctgcaatgggggagacctgggttcgatccctgagctgggaagatccccctggagaagagaaaggctacccactccagtattctggcctggagaattccgtggaccatatagtccatggagtcgcaaagagtcagacacgaccgagcaactttcacttcacttcttctctACTGGGCCATGCAGTGCCCTCTGGCTGCCTTGTGGGGCCCTGCAGTAAAGTGGGGCATGCTGGGGCTGCTCGACACTCAGAGGGGGTGCAGGGAGCAGTCATCTGGTCTCCAACCTAGTGAGGGCACGTCTCACACACCAGCCGGTCCCTGAAAGCTCAGGGTCAGGGCTGAGTGGACTCCACATGACTCTTCTGCCACAGAGGTGTGGCATCACTGTCCCCCCTGGGAGGAGGGCCCCTCCAGGACTGAATTTGGGACAGTCGAGGTCTAGGGAGCAGGGCACTGCGGGGATGGTGGAGCCCAGCCTCTTTCTGAGAGTCAGACAGGGCAGCAGCAGGGCTTGGAGCGCAGAGGGAGTGGCTCTAACCACTCTGACTGCTCGCAGTGGGTCTGCTTGGTGTGGccctcttctctgtcttcccaAGGGTCCGCTTGGAGGCTCTTCTAGGAAGCCATTTTCCCATCTCTAAGCCCTCCCTCCTGCCAGACCTGCCTCTGGGCCAGACTCAGGGTCAACCTGCTGCCTGGTGGGGTAACCAGCGCTTCTCCCCTCTGCTCTCACCCTCCCAATCTTCAAGCTGCACGAGAAGAAGGCAGCCTTCGGTAGCTCACGTTCATTAGGTACAATTCTGTCCTGACAGTTGTATTTATGCTTCGGGTCCCAAAAGCACTGGCTTGCCTTTCATGTTTGTTCTGCTTTGAAACTCAGTCTTTTTCCTctaaaagggagaagaaagagactTCGCTTTCTGTGAACATTACAGTTAATCCAGTTCCAGGAATGGGTTGGCCTCCTCTACATTTCCATTTTCTGTGTAAAAAGCTGGAGGAAGTTGAAACAAAAGTGAATGtatctcttttttgttgttgttctagtgGCTTTTTATCTAGAAAGCTCCCAGGTCAGTCATTACTTTCCTGTTTTCATAAGAATGGTCCCATCACCATCACACAACCTGTGCCCATGAGAGGGAGTGCTTCTGAGGGAGAACCACTATTGGGGTGTCTTGAATATTACAATGTGCCGGCCTGGGTGCACCCACAGTGGGGCTGGATTTCTACTTGTTATCTGACACTTGTTTCTCGGTCACTTAGCCAATTGTTGACATCACCTTTATTCCTATCAACTGGGCACAGAGTTAAAACATATAAACTGCACGGGAAAGAAAGAGTTTCAAGATCGACTTTCTTAAGAGTAGAGAAAGCAGAGATTAAACATACCCAACAGAAGGTAAATAAGCTCACAGCCTTTAATTAAGTCAACTTACTATGACATGTGAACCAAACCACGCATGAAAACTAAAATTTACACAAAAGATAAATTAGGGAGTGCTAATCCACTTTATAAAAGATTCATTATTGCTCAAAAACCTTCTTTTGACCAAAGGTCCAAACTTCAGAATTTGCAATGCTCTCCTCATTTATTGAAAGCAGAATTTGATTTACACAGTTTCTCTGAAGCAGATCCCCTTTATTGAGGTCTAACTAACGTGAAAACCCTGTGAGATGCCTCTCGGAAGTGCGGTCTGGAACTGGCTCCCATGCCCTTGGTTTGCTTCCTGTATGGTTCCTGGGTCCTGTCCCATGCAGACCCTGACATCCTCCCAAAACCCAGGGCAGAGAGAATGTTGGACGACTTACCCCGGTGATCACAGCACAGTCGGACACAGTCACCAAGAGGAGTATCACTGAGACTTGCGTGGCACCTCTCATGGTCACTTGGTGTGAAGGCAACCACTGCCAGCTCTGCTGCCTCTGCTCTGCCTCAAACCTACCAGCTCGGAAAGCCAGGCTCTCCCCTGAGATTTATAGTGTCCGATCCAGGCTGCCCGTGGATGTCTTGTCTCCACTCTTGCCCATGACTCTGTTATTCAGATGATCTCAGAGATGGAGATGAGACCTGAATCCCTAATGACATTGAATCACCATCGAAACCAATAAAGATGAACCATCAGTGGCAGTGACAGTCGCTCTGACTCTCAGGATGCAATGACCCAGTCAGCTCCGTGCATCGCACTCCACAGTCCTTGTCGCCTCTGGGGCATCCTTCTATTCTGCTTGGGGCCAGGGGAAAGCTTTGGTAATAAATCAAGGGATTTGCAACATCACCATTCACTCCTCCCTGCACCAAACCCAGGATCATCGGCTCCTTCACACTCAAGCCAACAAGAATGATCTGGGCTTTTCCTGTCGGAGTGAGGAGCTGAGACGACATAGTGAGAAGGCAGTGTCCTTGGTCCCctagaacaggggtccccaacctccaggatctaatgcttgatgatctgaggtggggctgatgtaataataatagaaataaagtacatagTAAGTGTAATGTACTTGAAATCATCCCCAAACTATCCCCCCAACCTGgtcctggtccatggaaaaattatcttccatgaaactggtctctggtgccaaaaaggtttgGGACCGCTGCCCTAGAAGGTTAATATTCCAATAGGGAGACATAAGACAGTGAGAAAACAAAGCCAGGCTTGTGGGGTTGATGTTCCTGAGAAGTTCATAAGGAATTGCCCTCTAAGAGGCTCTGGACAAACACCAAGTGTCACTTGGCTCAGGAACCAGAGGGCAGAGGATGAGCCAGTTGACAGGTCCCTGAGGAAAAGCATGCTTGAGCTGGGTTT
This region includes:
- the PROK1 gene encoding prokineticin-1 encodes the protein MRGATQVSVILLLVTVSDCAVITGACERDVQCRAGTCCAVSLWLRGLRVCTPLGRAGEECHPGSHKVPFFRKRQRHACPCLPNLLCSRGLDGRYRCSTNLKNINF